In one window of Tripterygium wilfordii isolate XIE 37 chromosome 1, ASM1340144v1, whole genome shotgun sequence DNA:
- the LOC120014233 gene encoding UDP-N-acetylglucosamine transferase subunit ALG13 homolog encodes MDNAEDGEKFKKTVFVTVGTTCFDALVRAVDTKEVQEELLRRGYTHLFIQMGRGTHTPTKSVGGDGTLSVEYFTFSSSIADYLRSASLVISHAGSGSIFETLRLGKPLIVVVNEDLMDNHQSELAEELADRKHLYCAGPQTLRQTIASMDLDSLLPYHPGDATPVVKHINRFLGFPDD; translated from the exons ATGGACAATGCCGAGGATGGTGAGAAATTCAAGAAGACTGTTTTTGTAACAGTTGGCACAACATGTTTTGATGCACTTGTTAGAGCAGTGGATACCAAGGAAGTTCAAGAGGAGCTGTTGAGGAGAGGGTATACACACCTTTTCATTCAAATGGGGCGAGGAACCCATACTCCCACGAAG TCTGTGGGAGGAGACGGTACTCTGAGCGTCGAGTACTTCACTTTTTCATCGAGCATTGCAGACTATCTGAGATCAGCATCTCTTGTAATTAGCCATGCAG GATCAGGAAGCATATTCGAGACATTGCGGCTTGGCAAACCTCTAATTGTGGTGGTCAATGAAGATTTGATGGACaatcatcaaagtgaacttgCTGAAGAACTAGCAGATAGGAAACATTTGTATTGTGCTGGTCCTCAGACACTTCGACAGACAATAGCAAGCATGGATTTAGATTCCCTCCTACCATACCATCCGGGTGATGCCACACCAGTTGTGAAGCACATAAACAGATTTCTAGGTTTCCCAGACGACTGA